Proteins from a genomic interval of Euwallacea fornicatus isolate EFF26 chromosome 39, ASM4011564v1, whole genome shotgun sequence:
- the Gbeta5 gene encoding guanine nucleotide-binding protein subunit beta-5, with translation MDATTATSKPSTSENIESLQKEAEVLKKRLEEERLKLNDVTLEQVADRLDCVNCPNIKPRRTLKGHQAKVLCSDWSPDKKHIVSSSQDGKMIIWDAFTTNKEHAVTMPTTWVMACAYAPSGNFVACGGLDNKVTVYPLILDEDVSLRKKTVGTHTSYMSCCLFPNSDQQILTGSGDSTCALWDVESGQLLQSFHGHSADVMSIDLAPSETGNTFVSGSVDKTVLIWDMRTGQCVQSFEGHESDVNSVRFHPSGDAVATGGDDATCRLFDLRADKEIAVYSKESIIFGANSVDFSLSGRLLFAGYNDYTVNVWDTLKCVRVWLLYGHENRVSCLQVSPDGTALSTGSWDCTLRVWA, from the exons atGGATGCTACCACTGCTACCAGTAAACCCTCAACGTCCGAGAACATTGAGTCCTTGCAAAAGGAGGCGGAGGTGCTGAAAAAGCGCCTTGAAGAGGAGCGACTGAAGCTCAACGATGTTACTT TGGAACAAGTAGCAGACCGACTGGATTGCGTTAACTGCCCCAATATTAAGCCTAGACGTACCCTAAAAGGTCATCAAGCTAAAGTGCTTTGCTCCGACTGGTCTCCAGATAAAAAGCATATTGTCTCATCTTCTCAG GATGgtaaaatgattatttgggATGCCTTCACCACTAATAAAGAGCATGCTGTCACTATGCCTACTACTTGGGTGATGGCTTGTGCTTACGCCCCTTCAGGGAACTTTGTCGCTTGCGG GGGGCTGGACAATAAGGTTACAGTTTATCCGCTCATCCTCGATGAGGATGTGTCCTTGCGTAAAAAAACTGTGGGCACTCATACTAGCTACATGAGTTGTTGCCTATTTCCCAACTCTGATCAGCAAATTTTAACTGGCAGTGGTGACTCCACTTGCGCCCTTTGGGACGTCGAATCTGGCCAACTTCTGCAAAGCTTCCATGGCCATTCTGCAGATGTGATGTCTATTGATTTAGCCCCTTCAGAAACTGGAAACACTTTTGTGTCAGGG agtGTGGACAAAACTGTTCTCATTTGGGACATGAGGACTGGGCAATGTGTGCAGTCTTTTGAGGGGCACGAGTCGGATGTTAACAGTGTTCGGTTCCATCCGAGTGGGGATGCTGTGGCTACTGGAGGGGATGATGCCACT TGCCGTCTCTTCGATTTGAGGGCGGATAAGGAGATTGCGGTCTATAGTAAAGAGAGCATTATTTTCGGGGCCAATAGCGTCGACTTTTCACTTTCAG GACGGCTACTTTTTGCGGGTTACAATGATTACACGGTAAATGTATGGGACACCTTAAAATGCGTCAGAGTCTGGTTGTTATATGGACATGAAAACAGGGTTAGCTGTCTACAAGTTTCTCCCGATGGGACTGCACTGTCTACGGGGTCTTGGGATTGCACCTTAAGG GTTTGGGCTTAA